A region from the Rheinheimera mangrovi genome encodes:
- a CDS encoding BON domain-containing protein — protein MNSQSQINQAILIAEGVVGVKAVHDELTLQQ, from the coding sequence ATCAACAGCCAAAGCCAAATTAATCAGGCCATCCTTATTGCTGAAGGAGTGGTTGGCGTGAAGGCTGTGCATGACGAATTAACCTTGCAAC